The window TCCTATGTTAAACGTTATTAATGGTGGTGCACATGCTGATAACACTATTGATTTCCAAGAATTTATGTTCATGCCAGTTGGAGCTAAATCTTTAAAAGAAGCTGTAAGAATGGCATCTGAATGTTTCCACTCATTACAATCAATTTTAAAATCTAAAAAATTAGATACTAACAAAGGTGATGAAGGTGGATTTGCACCTAACTTAAAAAATGCTGATGAAGCATTAAAGTTAATGGTTGAAGCTGTTGAAAAAGCAGGATACAAACCAGGAGTTGATGCAGATGTTGCTTTTGCATTAGACCCAGCAACTTCAGAATTATTTGATGCTGATAAAAAAACATATACTTTTGAAAAAGCTTTAAAAGCTAAAATCTTAACAGCAAAAGATGCAGTTAAAAAATCAGAAGATATGGTTAAATATTGAGATGGATTATGTAAAAAATATCCAATCATCTCAATTGAAGATGGATTAGCTGAAAATGACTGAGATGGATTCCAATTAATGGTTAAAGACTTAGGAAGCAGAGTTCAAATTGTTGGTGATGACTTATTCTGTACAAATCCTAAAATTGTTAAAGAAGGAATTTCTAAAGGAGTTGCAAACTCTGTATTAATTAAAGTTAACCAAATTGGTACTTTAACTGAAACTATTGAAACTATTAAAGCAGCACATGCAGCTGGTTGAACTTGTGTAGTTTCTCATAGATCTGGTGAAACTGAAGATACTACAATTGCTGATATTGCAGTTGGTTTAAGTACAGGACAAATTAAAACTGGTTCAATGTCTAGATCTGAAAGAATTGCTAAATATAACAGATTAATCGAAATTGAAAATGAATTAGGGTCAAAAGCTCATTACCCTGGTAAAAGTACATTTAAATCAATTAAATAGTATTTAGATTAGAAGTTTAATTTATAAATAAAAAATTAGTAGTGAAATACCTACTAATTTTTTTATGTCTATAAAATCTTAATTTATTAGAAATTTTCTTTAAATGAATTGATGATATCAATTACATCTTGTTTACTATTTATTTCTTTATCAATAATAGCTTTATTGCTTATAAGTCTTTCAAATAGTTTAAAACCTCTTTCTGTAGATTCAAATCCTGAATTTGAATAAGTATATGGTTTTAATAGAATTGGAATAATTCCTATTTCAAAAAAGTCTATTGCTGTTTTTAAAACACAACACTCTGTATCCATCCCTACTAAAAATACACAAGGTGGTAATTTGTTATCATTTGCAATTTTAATTTGAGTTAATAACTCTAAATTAACACAAGTATATGTATGTTTAGTTAAAGAGTAATCATATTTTAAATTATCTACATATTTATATTCTTGTTCTGTTTTTAAAAAATGTCAGTTTTGCAATCTTGTAAATAAATTAGATTTAAGTGAATCATCATTTACATACATAGTAGCAATCTTGTAATCAAAATAATCTTTATTAGATAGATCTACAATTTTGTTACTTACATGTTTAGTTTCTTCAATTGTTGCAAACCCTACTTGGTTATCAATCATTATAAGAATAGATTTAAAGTTAACATTATTCATTTATGTACCTGCTTTTATTTCTTTGTTAAATAATATCAAAAATATATTTAGTAATTATTTAAACAATTTATAAAATTATTCTTTTAGCTTGTAATTTAAAATAATAAATGTTGATTAAAAAGTACATATTAATAAATGATTAAGAAAGGAATAATAATGACTGAAATTCAACAATTATTACAAATGTCTTATAAACAATGCTGTGATTATTTGAAACAAAAATATGGAGTGATTACAAAAAGTTATTTTCATAATGAAACTTGTAGAAGTCCAAGAGAATCTATTAAAAGAACAAATGAAGGTTTAGAGATTCATCATATTGATGAAGATAAATTTGTATTACTTTCTAAAAAAGAAGAAGCTTTGAAATATCCATTTGAATATCAAATGGGAGATAGATTAGTTTATTGTAATGTATTAGAACATTTAGTTCTTCATATTAAAATCTTTGAACACTGAAATAATAATAAACATATATCTAGTGAACCTTTAGGGATTCAAGGAATTGTTTGTTATCAAATCCCTACATTAAATGATGTATTTTCTAAATATCCATTTAAGTTGGATTATAAGAAAGCAATTGCAAATGCTGTCATAACTTTAGAATCTGATTATTTACTTTCTTTAGAGTATTTAATGAAAATAAAAAAATTACCACTAAAAATATATATTACTAATTCTTGAAAAATGGTTAGAGATACTAGTGCAAAACAAGATGATGCAATCTTTAAGAAAATTGAAGATGTATTTAATAAGGTTAATAGCAATATATAAAAATATTGATAATTATTTATTTATTATTAAACATCTATAGATATTAAATTATCTTTTTAACTATTAAAGATTTGTTTTAGACCTAAGATGTTTATCTTATAATATTTTGTAATATGACTGAAACATTACAATTTGATTTTGCTGTTATTCAGAAATTTAAAGAAACTAAAATTCCTTGATGAATTTTATATTCTCCAATTTATGGAAGCATGGTTTTATTTATATACTTCCGTTCATTTTTTAAAATTATGAATGAGCAAAAATTTGTATTTACATTTTATGTTTTATATATAAACTTTTTAAAGATAGCAATTTTATTTATTAACTTTTTATTTTGTGCAATATCAATTGCTTTAATTGTTCCTTCTTCTACACACATTGCATGTATCTATGGGATATCAATTGTTATAGGTTCTATTATTTTTGAATATATTTATCAATCACTTATAACCAAATGAATCTTAAAGAATATTGATAAGAAGTTTAAAAAGTATTGTTTGAAAGAATATAGTGTAAAAATTGATTTTACAATAGATCCTAATTTCAAATTGGATATTAATAAAAATGAGATATTTGAAAATTTTAAATTTAATCTTTTTAAAACATTTAACAAGAATTTCATTTACACAAAAGAAGTAGAAAGAAATTTAAGTGATAAAAATAAGTTATTCTATCAAGCTTATGATTATGGAGAGTTGTCCTATAAAAAACAACCTTTTACTTATTCTTCAAATTTTTGAGTAAGCTTTTCTAACACTTGATATATTGGGATGATTTATTTATTAAATAGCTTGGATAATATATTAGATCCAAATAGCATATTAAAATTGGTTTACAAATGTTTTATTAAAAATATTATTTTTATGATTTTATATTTAATAAATGGTATCCTACTTGCACTATTTTTAACTGGAATATTAAGTGGTTATTTTCCATATAATGTTATTAGTTCAGTTACTATGGGTTTAGGAATTTCACTTCCATGTATAATTTTGATTCATGGAATTAGCTCAAAAATTATTAATGTAAAAATTAAAAACAATTTATTAAAAGATGTTGTTAAATCAAAAGTTAATATAGAAGACTAACAATAAAAAATATCAAATAGAAATTTCTATTTGATATTTTTTATTTAATTTTTATTTATGGTTCTTTAATTACTTTTTAAAATTGCTAATTTATTATTAGCAAAATTAATTATTGTACTTCTATCTTTAATAAGTTCATTTTTTAAGATAGATTCAGTAATGAAATTCTCAATAGTTTTTTGAATAAATCTATTTATTGGTCTTGCACCATATTCTTTGCTATAACCGTTTTTAGCAACATATTCTACAACTGATTTATCAAAAGTGATTTGGTAATTATTGTCTTTCAATCTCTTTTCTAAATCATCCAACATTTTTTGAGCTATCTCTTTTGCAAATTCCATTGTAATAGAATTGAATTTAATAATCTCATCTATTCTATTTAGGAATTCAGGTTTGAAAGAAGTTTTTAATTCTCTTTCAAACATATCTTCTTTATTTTCCATTAGATATAAAGCACCAACATTAGAAGTCATAATAATGATTGTGTTTTTGAAATTGATATTTCTACCTTGATTATCTTTTAAAGTTCCTTCATCTAATACTTGTAGTAATACATTTAGAATATCTGGGTGTGCTTTTTCTATTTCATCTAACAATACTACTGAATATGGTTTTCTTCTAATCTGTTCACTAAGCTCACCAGCTTGCTCATAACCAATATATCCAGGAGGAGCTCCAATTAATCTAGAGATAGAATGTTTTTCCATATACTCACTCATATTTATTCTCACAATTGCTTTTTCAGTGTTGAATAAATTTTCAGCAAGTGATTTAGCAACTTCAGTTTTACCTACCCCTGTAGGACCTACAAATAGAAATGAACCAATTGGTCTATTAGGGTTATTAATACCTACTCTATTTTTTAAAACTGTATCACTTACAAGTTTTAAAGCTTCATCTTGTCCTTTAACCCTTTTCTTTAAGTTGTTAAATAGATTTAGTAATTTATCTTGTTCTTTTTCAAAAATTTTATTTAATGGGATTTTTGTAATTCTTGAAATTATTTCAGCTACATCAATTTCACTTATATAATCTTTGATTAAAACCTTTTTGTTTTCTGAAATACTTTTTTCAATTGCCTCTAGTTTCTTTTTTAATTCTGGTAGTACTGAATATAAGATTTTAGAGGCTTCAGTATATTCACCTTGGTTTTGGTATCTTTCAACATCCCAATTGTTTTTTTCAATTTCTTTTTTAATTTTGTTTAAAGCAACTTGTTGTTCTTTTTGTTCTTTTCATTCTTTTTCAACAAGATCTCTTTCTTGTTTTAATTTTTCTAATTCAATTTCTATTTCATTAATTCTTTCTTTTTGATTAGTTCCTTCTTCTTTAGATAGAGCTATCTTTTCAGTTTCTAAATAGAATATTTTTTTATTGATTGGTTCAGATGGAGAAGTGTGTGCTTCTGTTTTGATCTTTGCTGCAGCTTCATCAATTAAATCAATTGCTTTATCTGGTAAGTATTTATCAGATATATATCTTTCAGAAAGTTTTACTGAAGCTACTAGTGCATTATCTTGAATTCTAACTTTATGATAGATTTCTCATTTTTCTTTTAATCCTCTCATAATAGTTAATGCTTCTTCTGGTGTTGGTTCTTCTACTAATATCTTTTGGAATCTTCTTTCAAGTGCTCCATCTTTTTCAATGTATTGTCTATATTCGTTTGAAGTAGTAGCACCTATTATTTTGATTTCACCTCTAGCCATGATAGGTTTTAAAATATTTGCTGCATCCATTCCAGAATTATTTCCAGCTTTACCCATTCCCATTAGTTGATGAATTTCGTCAATAAATAAAATTACTGCTCCATTGTTTTGTTTTGCTTCTTTGATTAATGCATTTAATCTTTTTTCAAATTCCCCTTGTAAAAAAGTTCCAGCTATTAATGAAGAAAGATTAACTTCATAAACTACACAGTGAACTAAATTTTCAGGAACTTCTTTAGAAATGATTTTTTGTACAAATCCTTCTACAATTGCTGTTTTACCAACTCCGGGTTCACCAATTAAAACAGGATTATTTTTTTCTTTTCTAGATAGGATTTCAATTACCCTTCTAATCTCTTGTTCTCTCCCAATAATCTTGTTTAATTTGTTAGCAGATACTTCTTCATTTAAGTTTCTAGAATATTTTTTAAGGATGTCTTTTTCATTAGATGGTTCAAAATTAAATTCCATATTTACATCTCCTTTTCAGTATAAAAAACATGAATAAATTAATTATACATTATTTTAGCAGATTAAATATAGGAGTGCTAATTTTTTGGGCTTTTTTAAGTTTTGCACACATTTTTGCTAATTTATGTTATTAAATATTAGCTTTTTAGGGGTTTTCACATTGAATTTTAATTTTGGCTAATATAAAATAAAGAAAAAATAGAAAAAATAAAGGAGACTATTTGTTTGTAAAACAAATATTTTTGTGTACAAATGTTAGTGAGAAATAATAAAGAAGGAGTTTACAAGGTAGTATTATTTGTTTTCTCCCAATTATGTGTGGCATTTTTAGGAATCTTTGTAGGTTGCTGAATTATAGTTGCAAATAGAACTGTTGAATTAAATAGTGGTGATCCTCAAACTCTAACCATTAGAAATGTAGCAATTGCTTTTAGTGTCTTGTTTGTGATTTTCACATTAATATCTCTTGGGATATTATGAAGAAATAAAATAGGAGAAGTTTTAGGTTTCAACAAAGGGGCATCAAACATTAAAACAAATAATAATGTTAATACTGTAGTTAGAACTCCTGCGACTCTTAAACAAGTACAACCTGTTACAAGCACTAGTAGTCCTACTAAACCAGTTAGTAATGTTGCTCAACCGAGTGTTGCAGCTAGAAGACCAGCTACAACTATTACTATCAATAGATCTAATGTTGCTAAACAACCAGTTAGACCAACACCTACAAGTACAGTTACTTCATATAGACCAAAACCTATAACAAATAGTGCTGTAAGTAGACCAACAACTTTAACAAGACCAACTGTTGCAAGTAAACCTACAGTTAACAGAACAGTAACTGCAAGTAGACCAACAACAGTAAACAAGGCTGCACCTGTTAGCAGACCTGTAAATAATAATGTTGTAAGAAAACCATTAAGCAACAGTGTTCCTCAAAAAAATATTAGAGTGGTTGCTGCTACTAATAGATAAATTTAATAGCAACAAACCAGTCTAGGGACATTTTAGGAGGGATAAGAAATAAAACAGTATATATGAAAAAGAGGTTACATTTAGTTCGTTTTGAACAAAAAATAACTTCTTAAAGATTTAACAAAAAACTAAAAAATAAAAAATATTTAAAGGTGATTTTAATTAATAAAAGTTTTTTTTAATTTTTATATTTAAAAAAATAGGCAAAAAGTTTGGTAATTATTTCGGGGTTAATAAACTCTGGAACTAGAACTTTTTAAAAATTTATTATATATAAAAGTTAGAAAGGTAGGTAATAAAATGGAAAATTTAAAAAATAAAAAACGGAAAATATTAAAAACAACCCTTACGTCGGGTGTAGTTGCTGCAAGTGTGTCAGCAATAATGGTTTCAGCTGGAATAGGAGGTAACCATCAAGAACAAGGTGCTAACAAACAAAGTTCAAATGTTGTTAGTAATAACAATGCTGTTAATAATGTTGTTAGTAAAAATAACAATAGCATTACTTTTAATGGTAATACATATAATTCTGCAGACGAAGCAGTTCAAGATGTTTTAAAGAATGTACAATCAAAAGAATATTTAGGAGATATTAGTTTCAGCTATTTCAGCTACTAATCATAATGCGATTGATACATCTAAATTGATTGAAAAAAATAGCGAAACAATGAGTAAGATTAACAAAGCATATAAAACTCTTAGTGGAGGTTACACTTCTAGCTATAGAACTGCTCAAGAATCTTATGTTAAAGATAGAACATTTACTTATAGAGACAACCAAGGAAATGAATTTGATTCAGAGTTAGATGCTATTAATTCAATTAAATCTGATTATGATTCTTATTCTAATGATGTTGCCTACTATACTGTTAAAGACTATTCTAAAAAAGATGGTAGTGGTAACCCAACAAATGTTAACATCAACCCATTAAATAAAGAAGATGTGGAAACATTAAAAAGTTTAGCTGTTAGAAATATTGGAACAACAGATTCTGGTTTTACTGTTAATAGATATTTAAATACTAATAAAGCATATGGTGCTAATGATTTTGTTGGTGAAACAAATGCTCAAGTACAATCAAGAATTAACAGCATCTTAACAGATGTTTCAGACATTGTTAAACACAATCTTTGATTAAATACAAGTTTAAGTGTTACTCCTGATAAAAAAACAGCAGGATGATCTGGTGTTAGTCATACAGAACAAATTAATTGAACAGTTAAAGGTAATGACAAATCAGTTGGTCAAACATTTGGAGATATGGTAACTGATGCTAGATATTTAACTAGCAATGACTTATTAACTCAAAAGTTTGATAAAGAATACCCATTAGTAACATGAAGATTAGGTTGACACCCATTTGCTAATTTAAAGAGCAAAGGTAAATCTATGTTTGGTACTAGTTATGATATTACATTAGACAATGGTGTATCAATTTTTACACAAAATGAACACCGTTTCAATAATTTAAGTAACAGTTATAAACAAGCTGATTTCTTAGGAGCAGGTAATTGAGTAAATGGTTACTTCTCTCTTTCTTGAAACCAAGATGAGTTGTTAAACAAAATGCAAAAAGAATCTGGTTTTGCAACTTACATCTATACAATGGCTGAAAAAGTAAGAAAAGAAACAGTTAATTATTTAAAAACAGAATTAAGTAAATTAGGAACTGTTGATAGTACTGTAGAAGCTACAATTAATAGTTTAGCTAATTCATCAAGAGATCTAATAACTAAAAAAATATTTAATTCTACAGATTATAGTGTTACTAGTTTAAAAAATGTAGAACAAATTAGACAAAAATTCCAAGCTTTAAATACTACAATAGTTAATCTATTGGATGGAAATAGTAAAACTTTATCTAATCTTGTAACTAAATTTGTTGAACAAAAATATCAAACTACAGAAACTCAAAACAACAACAATGTAATCTATACAATTGATTACAATAATGTTCCTTTATTCTGAATTCAAAAAGACGCTTTTAAAGACATTGTTAGTACAGAAGACTTTAAAGCTAAACCTTTAAGTGCTGTTAAAACATATTTCAATAATCAACTAAAATCTAATTTCACAGGATTTTCAAATAGTTTAGTTAATAATTTAAAAAATGTTTCTAACTCTTTAAATGTTTCTAGTAGTAAATTTAATGGTTTTAGTGCTGATGCAATTACAAACTATAATGATTCAGCAAAAAAAGTTTCTTCTATTAAATTAGGTAGCTCAAATGTTACTAATTTCTCTGTGAAGAAAGTTGATGATTCTGTTTTATCTTCTAATGGAATTAACACTAGTAGTTTAAACAAAGTTTTAAACCTTAAAGAAGAAGATGCAGCTGGAAACTTAAATAGTAGTTATGGAACTTACCAAGCTATTTATGGTTACAACAAAGATTTAGATAAATACTCTAAATTAACTAATGTTTCAGATGCTATGAAACAAGAAGTTACAAAAAATGCAATTACAGATCCAAATGATATTGTAGTGTTGTATGCAAAAGATAAAACACCTCAAATGATTAGATATGGTAAAGTTTAAACTATGGATATAAATTTAATGTAAGTCTTTCAACTAATGAAAACAAAATTTATAACTCAGTTGAAAAAATTACTTATGATTTTAGTTTAAATAACTTAGGTTCTCCTGTCAGATTAGTTACATTCTCTGACTATGATGGAAATCTTTTAGTTAAAGAAGTAATTGATAAAGTTGGTGGAACTTATGATGCTGCTATTAACCAAGCTTATCAAAATGCAATTAATAAAGTAGAATTACCAGCAACTTCAGATTTTGTATATTATACAAATGACGATGAAACTAAAACATTAGTTAAGAATGAATCTACAAAATTATATGTAGTATCTCTTCCTTCAACATCTACAGTGATGAATTCAGGTGTAGTAAGACAA is drawn from Malacoplasma penetrans HF-2 and contains these coding sequences:
- the eno gene encoding phosphopyruvate hydratase, with product MFGSKFKICKIEAYEVIDSRGFPTVAAKVYAKNGVFAKAMVPSGASTGEREAVELRDGDKERFNGKGVLKAVNNVNTIIAPKVVGMDCRQQTKIDELMISLDGTPNKAKLGANAILAVSLAVAKLAAMIEEKPLYKYIRQNIMGDSSDSWTMPVPMLNVINGGAHADNTIDFQEFMFMPVGAKSLKEAVRMASECFHSLQSILKSKKLDTNKGDEGGFAPNLKNADEALKLMVEAVEKAGYKPGVDADVAFALDPATSELFDADKKTYTFEKALKAKILTAKDAVKKSEDMVKYWDGLCKKYPIISIEDGLAENDWDGFQLMVKDLGSRVQIVGDDLFCTNPKIVKEGISKGVANSVLIKVNQIGTLTETIETIKAAHAAGWTCVVSHRSGETEDTTIADIAVGLSTGQIKTGSMSRSERIAKYNRLIEIENELGSKAHYPGKSTFKSIK
- a CDS encoding isochorismatase family protein codes for the protein MNNVNFKSILIMIDNQVGFATIEETKHVSNKIVDLSNKDYFDYKIATMYVNDDSLKSNLFTRLQNWHFLKTEQEYKYVDNLKYDYSLTKHTYTCVNLELLTQIKIANDNKLPPCVFLVGMDTECCVLKTAIDFFEIGIIPILLKPYTYSNSGFESTERGFKLFERLISNKAIIDKEINSKQDVIDIINSFKENF
- a CDS encoding ATP-dependent Clp protease ATP-binding subunit; this translates as MEFNFEPSNEKDILKKYSRNLNEEVSANKLNKIIGREQEIRRVIEILSRKEKNNPVLIGEPGVGKTAIVEGFVQKIISKEVPENLVHCVVYEVNLSSLIAGTFLQGEFEKRLNALIKEAKQNNGAVILFIDEIHQLMGMGKAGNNSGMDAANILKPIMARGEIKIIGATTSNEYRQYIEKDGALERRFQKILVEEPTPEEALTIMRGLKEKWEIYHKVRIQDNALVASVKLSERYISDKYLPDKAIDLIDEAAAKIKTEAHTSPSEPINKKIFYLETEKIALSKEEGTNQKERINEIEIELEKLKQERDLVEKEWKEQKEQQVALNKIKKEIEKNNWDVERYQNQGEYTEASKILYSVLPELKKKLEAIEKSISENKKVLIKDYISEIDVAEIISRITKIPLNKIFEKEQDKLLNLFNNLKKRVKGQDEALKLVSDTVLKNRVGINNPNRPIGSFLFVGPTGVGKTEVAKSLAENLFNTEKAIVRINMSEYMEKHSISRLIGAPPGYIGYEQAGELSEQIRRKPYSVVLLDEIEKAHPDILNVLLQVLDEGTLKDNQGRNINFKNTIIIMTSNVGALYLMENKEDMFERELKTSFKPEFLNRIDEIIKFNSITMEFAKEIAQKMLDDLEKRLKDNNYQITFDKSVVEYVAKNGYSKEYGARPINRFIQKTIENFITESILKNELIKDRSTIINFANNKLAILKSN